Proteins from one Malania oleifera isolate guangnan ecotype guangnan chromosome 4, ASM2987363v1, whole genome shotgun sequence genomic window:
- the LOC131153123 gene encoding putative methylesterase 11, chloroplastic: protein MGSALTCLYPKENKHYAPKSVRGSSGSPRAPPPAAGRKTAPTSAFASPAAKETPTAFLDDDLIRKQALEAVLLFKHHQSQKNGSFSGNFDRSTSVRDHPLSMNSRKQNFPRSSSTRPRSSMDSLVQPRQLLNQDFDIETMETKHFVLVHGGGFGAWCWYKTIAFLEQSGFKVDAVELTGSGIHSFDTNSVTSLAQYVKPLTDFLEKLGDGEKVILVGHDFGGACISYAMELFPSKVSKAVFIAAAMLANGQSTLDIFSQQANPDGLMQHAQIFLYGNGKDHLPTAIDLDKALLRDMLFNQTPDKDIALASVSMRPIPFAPVLEKLSLSDVNYGSVRRFYIKTQEDCAVPISLQEAMIKSHPPEQVFQLKGSDHSPFFSKPQALHRVLVEISKIGSKQVSPLHESLVS from the exons ATGGGCAGCGCCTTAACGTGTCTGTACCCCAAGGAGAACAAGCATTACGCCCCTAAAAGTGTCCGAGGCAGCTCGGGCTCTCCGCGGGCACCACCTCCCGCCGCCGGCAGAAAAACCGCCCCGACCAGCGCCTTCGCATCGCCGGCGGCCAAAGAGACTCCCACTGCTTTTCTCGACGATGATCTGATACGGAAGCAAGCTCTGGAAGCTGTTCTGCTCTTTAAGCATCACCAGAGCCAGAAAAACGGTTCTTTTTCGGGCAACTTCGATCGGTCCACCTCTGTGCGAGATCACCCACTTTCGATGAACTCTAGGAAGCAGAACTTCCCGAGGAGTTCGAGCACCAGGCCCCGTTCTTCGATGGATTCTCTTGTCCAACCTCGTCAGCTTCTTAATCAG GATTTTGATATTGAAACTATGGAGACCAAACATTTTGTTCTTGTTCATGGGGGTGGTTTTGGTGCTTGGTGTTGGTATAAAACCATTGCCTTTCTTGAACAAAGTGGGTTTAAAGTTGACGCAGTGGAGTTAACAGGGTCTGGAATTCATTCATTTGACACAAACAGTGTCACAAGTCTTGCACAATATGTGAAGCCACTTACAGATTTCCTTGAAAAGCTTGGGGACGGGGAGAAG GTGATTTTGGTGGGACATGATTTTGGTGGTGCTTGTATCTCATACGCAATGGAACTATTTCCATCAAAAGTCTCAAAAGCTGTTTTTATTGCTGCAGCAATGTTGGCTAATGGGCAGAGCACCCTTGATATTTTTTCCCAACAG GCAAACCCAGATGGTCTGATGCAACATGCTCAGATATTCTTGTATGGCAATGGAAAAGATCACCTTCCCACTGCTATAGATCTTGACAAAGCATTACTGAGAGACATGCTGTTTAACCAAACCCCTGATAAG GACATTGCATTGGCATCAGTATCAATGAGACCAATCCCTTTTGCTCCAGTTTTAGAGAAGCTCTCGCTTTCTGATGTGAACTATGGCTCTGTCAGGCGCTTTTATATAAAAACACAGGAAGATTGCGCTGTCCCTATCTCTCTACAGGAAGCCATGATCAAatcacatcccccagaacaagTTTTCCAGCTTAAAGGCTCTGATCACTCACCCTTTTTTTCAAAACCTCAGGCCTTGCATAGGGTATTGGTAGAGATATCAAAGATTGGATCAAAGCAAGTTTCCCCGTTGCACGAGAGCCTTGTGTCTTGA